In a genomic window of Zingiber officinale cultivar Zhangliang chromosome 9B, Zo_v1.1, whole genome shotgun sequence:
- the LOC122023562 gene encoding probable NAD kinase 2, chloroplastic, translating into MLAICSAGAPVNLCLLQGERGTGRGGCIGGLSAKVGRWRCTGRGRLPVSARARLSKFFSSPIGLDSQTFQTQDVSQMLWIGPVPGDIAEVEAYCRIFRAAEQLHSAIMGTLCNAETGVCAVPYDIPSEEMPMLEDKIVAILGCMLALLNRARADVLSGRSSIMSSFKVSDITTLDGKVPPLAAFRSEMKKCCESLQVALASVFTPIDDRSIDILRRLQRLKNVCYDAGFARPDGYPCPTIFANWGPVYFSTRKEDSVLEDSEIAFWRGGQLTVEGLTWLLEKGFKTIVNLREEASNDEYYLDTVQKAISHGKIELINLPVEVGTAPSVEQVEQFATLVEDPNQRPIYLHSREGVGRTSAMISRWRQYITRSSSVSTLHSNMNGKAWKNTTEEESLNPHNPMLPLSKENTSLRDDLILHSSSDVFIGNKNQGFPAPAVENQHEKMNREVVLIDNSQSEQRNYDANANISSNFSICSDPLRSQFPTCNILSRKEMITFFRSSEFAPKTYMNNLKKKSTMLSVTSVPSQLRDQANGASEGLKLPVQIQSQIPKAEPTDGNLHFNISTTTGLNGKPISTAADVDGYPKWVGTATTEPNAIRNANNSNGEQVLSITGGKEKRKDAKNSSEMDDNALALGGDMCASATGVVRLQSRRKAEMYLVRTDGFSCTREKVTESSLAFTHPSTQQQMLMWKSPPKTVLLLKKLGKALMEEAKEVALFLYHQEKMNVLVEPDVHDVFARIPGFGFVQTFYNQNTSDLHERVDFVVCLGGDGVILHASNLFRGAVPPVVSFNLGSLGFLTSHPFEEHKQDLRAIIYGNNTVGVYITLRMRLRCEIFRSGKAVPGKVFDVLNEVVVDRGSNPYLCKVECYEHNHLITKVQGDGVIVATPTGSTAYSTAAGGSMVHPNVPCMLFTPICPHSLSFRPVILPDSAQLEMKIPEDARNNAWVSFDGKRRQQLSRGDSVRIAMSQHPLPTVNKSDQTGDWFHSLIRCLNWNERKVQKAL; encoded by the exons ATGCTGGCGATCTGCTCGGCCGGAGCGCCCGTCAACCTCTGCCTTCTTCAGGGCGAGAGGGGCACCGGCCGTGGAGGTTGCATCGGGGGCCTATCGGCGAAGGTCGGACGGTGGCGATGCACTGGCCGCGGTCGCTTGCCGGTCTCTGCTCGAGCTCGGCTTTCTAAGTTCTTCTCTTCCCCGATCGGTTTGGATTCTCAG ACCTTTCAAACTCAAGATGTATCTCAAATGCTGTGGATTGGTCCTGTACCCGGTGACATTGCTGAAGTGGAGGCATATTGTAGGATCTTCCGAGCTGCTGAACAATTGCATTCTGCTATAATGGGCACTTTGTGCAATGCAGAAACTGGAGTATGTGCTGTTCCTTATGATATCCCTTCTGAGGAAATGCCCATGCTTGAAGACAAGATAGTCGCAATACTTGGCTGCATGTTAGCATTACTAAATAGAGCTAGAGCAGATGTCTTGTCAGGGAGGTCATCTATCATGAGTTCATTCAAGGTCTCAGATATTACTACTTTGGATGGTAAGGTTCCGCCACTTGCTGCTTTCAGGAGTGAAATGAAAAAGTGCTGTGAGAGTTTGCAAGTTGCTCTTGCAAGTGTTTTTACACCCATTGATGATCGCAGCATTGATATCTTGAGGAGACTGCAAAGGTTGAAGAACGTATGTTATGATGCTGGATTTGCACGCCCTGATGGCTATCCTTGTCCAACAATTTTTGCCAACTGGGGTCCTGTATACTTCTCCACTAGGAAAGAGGACAGCGTGTTGGAAGATTCTGAGATAGCATTTTGGCGGGGTGGTCAACTAACAGTCGAGGGTTTGACATGGTTGTTGGAGAAAGGATTTAAAACAATTGTAAATTTGAGGGAAGAGGCATCCAATGATGAATACTACCTAGATACTGTTCAAAAAGCCATTTCACATGGAAAGATAGAGTTGATAAATTTACCTGTTGAAGTTGGGACTGCTCCTTCGGTAGAACAGGTTGAACAGTTTGCTACGTTAGTTGAAGATCCAAATCAAAGGCCTATCTATCTGCATAGCAGGGAAGGTGTCGGTAGAACTTCTGCCATGATTTCAAGGTGGAGGCAGTATATAACACGGTCTTCTTCAGTTTCAACCCTCCACTCTAACATGAATGGAAAAGCATGGAAAAACACAACAGAAGAGGAAAGCCTAAACCCACATAATCCTATGTTACCATTGTCTAAGGAAAACACATCTTTAAGAGATGACCTCATTCTGCATTCTTCATCAGATGTGTTTATTGGTAACAAAAATCAAGGTTTTCCAGCTCCAGCAGTTGAAAACCAGCATGAAAAGATGAACCGCGAGGTTGTTTTAATAGATAACTCACAATCAGAACAACGAAATTATGATGCTAATGCAAACATAAGCTCCAACTTCTCTATATGCAGCGATCCTCTTAGGTCACAGTTTCCTACATGCAACATTTTATCAAGGAAAGAAATGATCACATTTTTCAGAAGTAGTGAGTTTGCTCCAAAAACCTATATGAATAatctaaagaagaagtctacaatGTTATCAGTTACAAGTGTGCCATCTCAACTAAGGGATCAAGCTAATGGAGCTTCAGAGGGTCTCAAGTTACCAGTTCAAATTCAGTCTCAAATTCCAAAGGCAGAACCTACTGATGGTAACCTCCATTTTAACATTAGTACCACCACTGGCCTAAATGGAAAACCTATCAGTACTGCAGCTGATGTGGATGGCTATCCTAAATGGGTAGGCACTGCAACTACTGAACCTAATGCTATAAGAAATGCGAACAATAGTAATGGTGAGCAAGTTTTAAGTATCACTGGgggaaaagaaaaaaggaaagatGCTAAAAATTCCTCGGAGATGGACGACAATGCTTTGGCTCTTGGTGGAGATATGTGTGCTTCAGCTACTGGTGTAGTTCGGCTTCAATCAAGAAGAAAAGCAGAGATGTATCTGGTACGTACCGATGGGTTTTCTTGCACCAGGGAAAAGGTAACAGAATCATCTTTGGCTTTCACACATCCAAGCACCCAACAACAAATGCTCATGTGGAAGTCTCCTCCAAAGACTGTGCTACTGTTAAAGAAGTTAGGGAAGGCACTTATGGAAGAAGCCAAAGAG GTTGCTTTGTTTCTTTACCATCAAGAGAAAATGAATGTTCTTGTAGAGCCTGATGTGCACGATGTATTTGCTAGGATCCCTGGTTTTGGTTTTGTGCAGAccttctataatcaaaataccag TGACCTTCATGAGAGAGTTGATTTTGTGGTTTGTTTGGGAGGTGATGGTGTCATTTTACATGCTTCAAACTTATTTAGAGGTGCAGTTCCTCCTGTTGTCTCATTTAATTTGGGGTCTCTTGGATTCCTCACATCCCATCCT TTTGAAGAGCACAAACAAGACTTAAGAGCGATTATCTATGGGAACAACACAGTAGGAGTCTATATTACTCTTCGAATGCGTTTGCGATGTGAAATATTTCGCAGTGGAAAGGCGGTTCCTGGGAAAGTGTTCGATGTTCTAAATGAAGTAGTAGTCGACCGTGGTTCTAACCCATACCTTTGCAAAGTCGAGTGTTATGAGCATAATCATCTTATAACCAAA GTACAAGGTGATGGGGTTATAGTAGCCACACCAACTGGAAGCACAGCCTACTCAACAGCTGCTGGGGGGTCCATG GTCCACCCAAATGTTCCGTGCATGCTATTTACTCCGATTTGTCCGCATTCTCTTTCATTTAGGCCCGTCATACTTCCTGATTCTGCACAGCTAGAGATGAAG ATTCCTGAAGACGCGAGAAACAACGCATGGGTTTCGTTTGACGGCAAAAGACGACAGCAACTCTCTAGAGGAGATTCCGTTCGTATAGCAATGAGCCAACACCCACTCCCAACTGTAAATAAATCTGATCAGACAGGAGATTGGTTCCATAGCTTGATTCGATGCTTGAACTGGAACGAACGGAAGGTTCAGAAGGCACTATGA
- the LOC122023399 gene encoding uncharacterized protein LOC122023399 translates to MLSLEAAATGTSRCSHCRRRLRPPTPSSRATTATTIFGGQRLRHPAPSTAIDVAMASAVASSGCPHRLQRLSPSPPTPASAVTSCSHCSSRRHLRAASPPSEQSPSEGSGIALCLYSGLRAESVFGLRATVACRPASQGYSWTVHCLADPYRAQLLATGASYSSSRHLPTPHDCGDSISTATSSSIHPRAPPRGQEIGATWSLVAGVVDQKTSDDLVNTGDNSSTWSWGCGQLSRHVTPAGKVEASTVDGSGG, encoded by the exons ATGCTTTCTCTAGAGGCTGCCGCCACCGGCACCTCCCGCTGCAGCCACTGCCGCCGCCGTCTCCGGCCACCAACGCCATCGTCTCGGGCGACCACTGCCACAACCATCTTTGGCGGCCAGCGCCTCCGACATCCGGCGCCGTCTACAGCGATCGATGTCGCCATGGCTAGCGCAGTTGCCTCTAGCGGCTGTCCCCATCGTCTACAGCGGCTGTCGCCGTCTCCGCCTACTCCGGCGTCCGCCGTCACCTCTTGTAGCCACTGCAGTAGCCGCCGACACCTCCGGGCAGCATCGCCACCCTCCGAGCAGTCGCCTTCCGAGGGCTCAGGTATCGCACTATGCCTATATTCCGGTCTGCGAGCCGAGAGTGTGTTCGGCCTTCGTGCCACTGTTGCATGCCGGCCTGCGAGCCAAGGTTATAGTTGGACCGTTCATTGTCTTGCGGATCCATATCGCGCCCAGCTTCTAGCCACCGGAGCCAGCTACTCATCTAGCAGGCATCTACCTACTCCTCACGACTGCGGTGACTCGATCAGCACCgcgaccagctcatccatccatccgagggcgcccccccggggccagg AGATCGGGGCAACCTGGTCACTGGTTGCAGGTGTTGTTGACCAGAAGACatcggacgacttggtcaacacaggagacaactcatcaacctggtcatggggatgcggtcaactttccagacacgtcacaccggcag GCAAGGTTGAAGCCTCTACAGTCGACGGTTCAGGGGGCTGA
- the LOC122023398 gene encoding 1-aminocyclopropane-1-carboxylate oxidase-like yields MAIPVINFSKLEGEERAKALAQIANGCEEWGFFQLVNHGIPVELLERVKKVCNECYKNRAEGFKTSRPVQLLDRLVQEEEEVEKKKLEDVDWEDVFVLEDDNQWPSHPPQFKETMKEYRAEVKKLAEKLMEIMDENLGLEKGTIRSRFTGGGHLRPFFGTKVSHYPPCPRLDLVELGLRPHTDAGGVIVLFQDDHVGGLQVLKGGEWVDVQPLADAIVINTGDQIEVLSNGRYKSAWHRVLATSDGNRRSIATFYNPAAQATISPAAEATGDGTGTYPEFLFGDYMDVYVKQKYKAKEPRFEAVKAVN; encoded by the exons ATGGCAATTCCGGTTATCAACTTCTCGAAGTTGGAGGGAGAGGAGAGGGCCAAGGCCTTGGCTCAGATAGCCAATGGATGCGAAGAATGGGGCTTCTTTCAG CTCGTGAACCATGGGATTCCGGTGGAGCTACTGGAACGCGTGAAGAAGGTGTGCAATGAGTGCTACAAGAACCGGGCCGAGGGCTTCAAGACCTCTCGGCCTGTTCAGCTCCTCGACCGACTtgttcaagaagaagaagaagtcgaaAAGAAGAAGTTGGAAGATGTCGATTGGGAAGATGTCTTTGTTCTCGAAGACGACAACCAATGGCCTTCTCACCCTCCGCAATTCAA GGAGACGATGAAGGAGTACAGAGCAGAGGTGAAGAAGCTGGCCGAGAAACTGATGGAGATCATGGACGAGAACTTGGGCCTCGAGAAGGGAACCATCAGGAGCAGGTTCACCGGCGGCGGCCACCTCCGGCCCTTCTTCGGCACCAAGGTGAGCCATTACCCGCCGTGCCCGCGGCTGGACCTGGTGGAGCTCGGCCTCCGGCCGCACACGGACGCCGGCGGCGTCATCGTCCTCTTCCAGGACGACCACGTCGGCGGGCTGCAGGTCCTCAAGGGCGGCGAGTGGGTCGACGTGCAGCCGCTCGCCGACGCCATCGTCATCAACACCGGCGACCAGATAGAGGTGCTCAGCAACGGGCGGTACAAGAGCGCGTGGCACCGCGTGCTCGCCACCAGCGACGGCAACCGCCGCTCCATCGCCACTTTCTACAACCCGGCAGCGCAGGCAACTATCTCGCCGGCGGCGGAAGCAACCGGCGACGGCACCGGCACGTACCCGGAGTTCTTGTTCGGAGACTACATGGACGTGTACGTGAAGCAGAAGTACAAGGCCAAGGAACCGAGATTTGAGGCAGTTAAAGCAGTTAATTAG
- the LOC122023400 gene encoding protein MAINTENANCE OF PSII UNDER HIGH LIGHT 1-like yields the protein MAAGTTARSMVSALLPLPSQSFLGRNPRRGKCVSTGLFFSAAASSSSPDESDCNAEDCAPDKEVGKVSVEWLAAERTKVVGTFPPRNKGWTGYVEKDTAGQTNIYSVEPAVYVADSVISSGTAGISVDGTGNTVAITAGVALFSIAAASFILVQVGKNQPQVPTVDYAGPPLSYYIDKFKSVSIVEASVPPAPQTSSTAEASAP from the exons ATGGCGGCCGGCACCACCGCCCGGTCCATGGTCTCCGCCTTGCTCCCGCTCCCCTCTCAGAGTTTCTTGGGGAGGAATCCACGGAGGGGGAAGTGTGTCAGCACCGGGCTCTTCTTCTCCGCCGCCGCTTCTTCCTCCAGCCCCGACGAATCTGATTGCAATGCCGAAGACTGTGCTCCGGATAAGGAG GTTGGAAAGGTCAGCGTAGAATGGTTAGCCGCTGAAAGAACAAAGGTGGTAGGGACTTTCCCACCTCGAAACAAGGGCTGGACTGGTTATGTCGAGAAAGATACTGCTGGACAAACAAACATCTACTCGGTCGAG CCAGCAGTTTACGTCGCAGATAGTGTGATAAGTTCGGGCACTGCTGGAATTTCAGTCGATGGAACTGGGAATACTGTGGCCATAACTGCTGGTGTAGCGCTGTTTTCTATCGCTGCAGCCTCCTTCATACTCGTTCAAGTTGGCAAAAATCAGCCACAAGTACCCACTGTCGACTATGCCGGACCACCTCTCAGTTACTACATCGACAAGTTCAAATCAGTGTCAATAGTTGAAGCTTCAGTACCACCAGCACCTCAAACCTCTTCTACTGCTGAAGCTTCAGCCCCCTGA